The DNA sequence TCAATTATGGTCACTTTTAACTACTTAAAATCTTGAAAATGGGAATTTAAAACTGGGTCTGTTAAACATTTACCACATGCACTTATTGGATTGGATCATGACCTTTATTACCCTTTAGGGGATATTGGTATAAAGTGTGATCACTTTAAtatcattattcagctcaggttgcgtttcccaaaagcatcgtagcttaagtacatcgtacacccattgaaaccaatggagctacgatcaacttaggcttacagtgcttttgggaaacgcagcccagttcagttcaagttttgtcttctcATCTGATATTTTCTGTACACTTTGGTCATATTTTCTGATTACTACTTGTCTTTTTGCTGAGCAAGCAAAAGGGAACAAGGGCTGGAACACCAACCTCATCAGATAACAGATTTCCACACCCACTAGTTAATCAATTTGctattcttaaattattagGATGTGAAGTTTGTCAAAATCACATGATCACATAAATAACAATTTTGTTACCTCACTCTGAAATGCAAATAGGCTATTCATCATTAGAAGCCAAAAACAGTAGTGGACAATTATCTAATAAACTACTGTCAGAAGTGAAATCATCCAGTATCCAATGGGCTGAGGAGATCTATTAAATACCTGTTAGGATTGTCACAACAAATTGTATATAAGTACCCAATTCAATAGCTTTGTAAGGGTGAGGTTAGAGATGGATGCGACTGCTTACAAAGAActttttgatttcaaaaactCTGGAAAATTACCAGAGGGCATTTCTAGGAATGCCAAAATAGTTTTCCGCAGGAAAGCTAAAAACTTCATAATACAAAGTGAGTATGCATATTTTACATCTCAATTAATTGGTGTTTATAGTGTAATGACCAACCTGCCTTTTTAGATGAAGTTTTACATTATGTAAGGCGGAAAGAGGGAGGTTCTCTGGCCAAAGTAATCCACACTAAAGAGAAGGCCAAAGAAATCTTTATGGAACTGCACAATAGTGCAATAGGGGCTCACTGTGGCATCCATAAAACCTTGGATGCTGTGAGCAAAAGGTTTTATTGGCCAGGCATGTCTGTGGACATTAAAAAATGGGTGAGTGCAATATCATGTGTATGTACACTTCTACTTGTGTAGTAGCCTACAAATCAAGTGAAGTTTGAAGATACTTTTCAGATAACACACTGTGCAGCTTGCCAGCAAAAACAACGTTCCCTAAAGAACCAAACTCAATATACCCCTATTGAGGTAAGTTATGTTTGTGTGATAACAGTTTGGTTTGTTGCAATGGACTTGAACATGTGAATGTTTTTCAGGTGGCAGATCCATGGGAGATTGTGGGTATGGACTTGGTGGGAAAGCTCACACCAACAAAAGATGGCTACCAGTACATTTGCGTTATGGTAGACTATTTTACCAAGTGGTGTGAGGCTTTCCCACTAAAGTCTAAAAGGGCAGAGGAGGTCACAGAGTGTGTAATTAAACTTTTCTATACATTTGGTGCCCCTAAAAGGATACTAACAGATCAAGGCACTGAATTTGTAAACCaggttagttttttttattttttattctattttagtTCTTATGATTTTCTTGAAagttcctttttaaaaaaatattaaattcctgctcactaaaaataaaacttctgtCTGGTGTATGTACAGATCAATCTAGAGGTGTGTCAAACACTGGGCATCAGCAGGAGCTTATGTGCACCATACCATCCGCAAACGAATGGTCTGGTAGAGAGGCTTAATGGCACAATTCAGAGGttagattttgttttttgttttcagttatAACACACTTGGAAATTGATTTACAGGACCCTAATGTTTCTCTTCTCGTTTTATTCTCCCTCTACAGAACTTTGAGCAAGCTGGTGGAAAGGAAGCCAAGCTTGTGGGCAGATTATTTGGAGGCCACGATGTTTGGCTTGCGAACCAAAAAACAGCTGACCACCAAATTTTCGccatattttttactttttggacGCGAGGCTAGGTATCTATGCGAGGTACCAGACAAATTTGAGGTCAGTACATTATTTAaccttgtttgttttctgcaattactttgtaaatgtaatatgttCAATTTTTATTCATAGATCAATGACAGTGTTGAGGAACTGATAGCAGAGGAGTGCATTTCAGAAAGTGTAAAACGACAGGACCGAATATACCAGGTTGTCAAGGACAATATGGCGCAGGTTCATGCTAAAGTTAAAAGAAAGCTACAAGGAAAGTCCAGGGTCCTGCAGGTTGGAGACAGAGTGTTGCGGCAAAACATAAGGAGTCAGCAACGAAAGGGAGGCAAGCTTGACCCGGATTATGTTGGCCCATACACGGTTCTAAATGTGGATGACAAAAGCATTGATCTCACTGATGACAATGGAAAAATCTATCCCAAAGTGAACCTTGACCACTTGGTGCACTTCAAAGAAGAACCGCCAGCAAAAATTCCCAAAGTCACACGTCACAACATCCTTACCTGCCACTATGCCTTCAGTTCCTGTTCTAACGCCAGTCACTGTCAAGTGCCCACCTTTTCAAACCCATCTTGTATTCACCCATCCTGTTACTTTGCCAGTTACACAATTTACCCTGCATAATTTGCCCATCACACTACCTATTGTCACATCACGGTCTCATACCATTTCCCAGCCTGCCTCCTCCCTGCCTGGTGCCTCAAAGCCTGCTGCCTCCTCCCTGCCTGCAGCCTCCTCCCTGCCTGGTGCCTCCTCCCTGCCTGGTGCCTCAAAGCCTGCTGCCTGCTGCCTCCTCCCTGCCTGGTGCCTCAAAGCCTGCTGCCTCCTCCCTGCCTGCAGCCTCCTCCCTGCCTGGTGCCTCAAAGCCTGCTGCCTCCTCCCTGCCTGGTGCCTCAAAGCCTGCTGCCTCCTCCCTGCCTGGTGCCTCCCTGCCTGGTGCCTCAAAGCCTGCTGCCTCCTGCCTGGTGCCTCAAAGCCTGCTGCCTCCTCCCTGCCTGGTGCCTCAAAGCCTGCTGCCTCCTCCCTGCCTGCAGCCTCCTCCCTGCCTGGTGCCTCAAAGCCTGCTGCCTCCTCCCTGCCTGGTGCCTCAAAGCCTGCTGCATCCCAACTTACTTGTATGTAGCCTccttttaattttcaaaattaatttaaattaaaaatgaagcaTTGCCTCTTTGTGTTTGGTTAGTGTTAGAAGACATCTGGGCAGGTAAAATTGGAGGACGAATCTGGAGCAAAATAGGTCCATACAAACTCTTTTCTATGGATCTCGAGCGCCTCAGGCCAGGAGAGGAGCTTGAAAGTGAGGTTGGTTGCTTCCATTTGAGCATCATAATACTGACATTAACACAAAATGTGATAAAATGTGGATCTTTACCTATTTTTCTGTTGCAGGTTATCAATGCATACCTTGCTTGTCTTGCAAAAAGATATACAGGGCATGCATTTGTCATTGATTCCtttgaaatgacaaaaatgtgGAATGGCAAGGCCTGTTTAATGAAAAGGGTAAAACTGTATACAAATCGTGAGAAAATTAATACCATAAGTATATCATGTTCCTTGGTGTATTGATCTTGTATTCACTTGTATTCCCATATAGACGGATCTGAAAAATATGACTTGCTGCTGGGGTCTGTAAATGAAGCTCACCACTGGACACTCCTGGTTTGCTTCATTCCTAACTTCTATCCAATTTTTTTCCCTTGCACCTTGTAAACTTTTAAGTCTCTTTGTAGTTGATATATCCTCACCAAGGAAGGATTGTTTATATGAACTCCCTTGGTGAAGGCAGCAAGAAACTGGTTCACTGCTGTAAGGCTGTGAGGTGggagtaaataaaaatgtgtgaacCTGACAAGGTGttggtggtttttttttttattctctcttctctctctgaaAGGGATTTCATGGACCACAAGGGATTTCGGGCACTACATGGAAATGTCTGAAATTACCACACAGTTTACAGACAGACGGCAATTCATGTGGAGTGTTTGTGTGCAAAGTATGTAGCTGTTATAAACTAAGCATTTTTCCCCCCCCTTTTTTTGCCTTAAtttcattgttgttgttttttcttctctatCCTTTAAGTTTGCAGAAGCCATTTTAACAGGGGGAAACCTGAATTTCCCATGTGGTCCTGACAACATTGCGGTCATGCGTAAGGACATTGGCCAGCGCCTCCTAAATGAATCGGGTAAAttctttaaattgtatttaatgatGCATGTCATGACTATGTACC is a window from the Onychostoma macrolepis isolate SWU-2019 chromosome 03, ASM1243209v1, whole genome shotgun sequence genome containing:
- the LOC131537603 gene encoding uncharacterized protein LOC131537603 — encoded protein: MFGLRTKKQLTTKFSPYFLLFGREARYLCEVPDKFEINDSVEELIAEECISESVKRQDRIYQVVKDNMAQVHAKVKRKLQGKSRVLQVGDRVLRQNIRSQQRKGGKLDPDYVGPYTVLNVDDKSIDLTDDNGKIYPKVNLDHLVHFKEEPPAKIPKVTRHNILTCHYAFSSCSNASHCQVPTFSNPSCIHPSCYFASYTIYPA